One stretch of Micromonospora echinospora DNA includes these proteins:
- a CDS encoding peptidoglycan D,D-transpeptidase FtsI family protein, protein MPPRSEDPRRDATGSRRGSSRGSEPREPGLGGISDARAYTPRGRTVREGGGAEQRRTPRSTRSGDPFRPALQVLDGGRTGRGGQRDTAGDGGRTGRRATAAGGRAGVVRTVSPRPVREPFDDEEDAPPPRRRSQPRRPAAQPRRPVRKPRRPPRLGDPRRRLRLGTLLALTLFASIGVRLVYLQTVDTPAYADGGLPNRLAVVELPAPRGAILDRNGEPLAHSVEARYVFADPTRVKDRFATARALSPLLGVPASDLAEKMRERTLPGTDTPLQFVYLARGVEIGTAKQIMALDLAGINTHRDERREVPGGDLAANLIGFVSQDMNGLEGLEAKYDDVLRGQAGKRTYEVGQGDLAAPIPGGYSRTTQPKPGSSLQLTVDRDLQFMTQRILAKQTAAVKGSVGAAVIIEIPSGEVLAQASQPTYDAANPTKVSSPSDRDDAATTFVVDPGSIHKAITFGAALQEGVITPDTAFPVANTVERGGVTFRDTHPVDGRTLSIPGMLAFSSNVGTIEIGERLGKERLFDYQKRFGLGQATGEGMPGEAPGRLLPPDQWSGSAYGSVPIGHSVDATPLQMAAAYAAIANNGTYVQPHLVKETVGADGDRSPAAKPTTRSVLSPANAAALRRMMEAVTTVDGPEGQATGLAAAVPGYRVAGKTGTGLRYDNGKQQPGEVGSFIGMAPAENPRYVVAVFVWSPGGGGGAVAAPAFREMMGFTLRHYRVPPSLTNKSPKFEVFPR, encoded by the coding sequence GTGCCGCCGAGATCGGAGGATCCGCGCCGGGACGCCACGGGCTCCCGGCGCGGATCGTCGCGGGGGTCGGAGCCGCGCGAGCCGGGTCTCGGCGGGATCTCCGACGCCCGGGCGTACACCCCACGCGGGCGGACCGTGCGCGAGGGCGGCGGCGCCGAGCAACGGCGTACCCCCCGCAGCACCCGGTCCGGCGACCCGTTCCGGCCCGCCTTGCAGGTGCTCGACGGCGGCCGGACCGGGCGCGGCGGCCAGCGCGATACCGCGGGTGACGGCGGCCGGACCGGTCGCCGGGCCACCGCGGCGGGCGGCCGTGCGGGCGTGGTGCGGACCGTCTCGCCCCGCCCGGTGCGGGAGCCGTTCGACGACGAGGAGGACGCGCCGCCGCCGCGCCGCCGGTCCCAGCCGCGCCGTCCCGCCGCCCAGCCGCGCCGCCCGGTCCGCAAGCCGCGCCGGCCGCCGCGACTCGGTGACCCGCGCCGGCGGCTGCGCCTCGGCACGCTGCTGGCGCTGACGTTGTTCGCCAGCATCGGCGTGCGGCTGGTCTACCTCCAGACCGTCGACACCCCGGCGTACGCCGACGGCGGCCTGCCCAACCGGCTCGCCGTGGTCGAGCTGCCCGCCCCGCGCGGGGCGATCCTCGACCGCAACGGTGAGCCGCTGGCGCACAGCGTGGAGGCCCGGTACGTCTTCGCCGACCCGACCCGGGTCAAGGACCGGTTCGCCACCGCGCGGGCGCTGTCCCCGCTGCTCGGCGTGCCCGCCTCGGACCTGGCCGAGAAGATGCGCGAGCGCACCCTGCCCGGCACCGACACCCCGTTGCAGTTCGTCTACCTGGCCCGGGGCGTCGAGATCGGCACCGCCAAGCAGATCATGGCGCTCGACCTGGCCGGCATCAACACGCACCGGGACGAGCGGCGCGAGGTGCCCGGCGGCGACCTGGCCGCCAACCTGATCGGCTTCGTCAGCCAGGACATGAACGGCCTGGAAGGGCTGGAGGCCAAGTACGACGACGTGCTGCGCGGGCAGGCCGGCAAACGGACCTACGAGGTGGGCCAGGGCGACCTGGCCGCGCCGATCCCGGGCGGCTACAGCCGGACCACCCAGCCGAAGCCGGGCAGCTCGCTGCAGCTCACAGTCGACCGGGACCTGCAGTTCATGACGCAGCGGATCCTGGCCAAGCAGACGGCGGCGGTGAAGGGCAGCGTCGGCGCGGCGGTGATCATCGAGATCCCCAGCGGCGAGGTGCTGGCCCAGGCCAGCCAGCCGACGTACGACGCGGCCAACCCCACCAAGGTCAGCTCGCCGTCGGACCGGGACGACGCGGCCACCACGTTCGTCGTCGACCCGGGCTCGATCCACAAGGCCATCACCTTCGGCGCGGCGCTCCAGGAAGGCGTGATCACCCCGGACACCGCGTTCCCGGTCGCCAACACCGTCGAACGGGGCGGGGTCACCTTCCGCGACACCCACCCGGTCGACGGCCGCACCCTGAGCATCCCCGGCATGCTCGCCTTCTCGTCGAACGTCGGCACCATCGAGATCGGCGAGAGGCTGGGCAAGGAACGGCTGTTCGACTACCAGAAGCGGTTCGGGCTGGGCCAGGCGACGGGTGAGGGCATGCCGGGTGAGGCACCCGGCCGGCTGCTTCCGCCCGACCAGTGGAGCGGCTCGGCGTACGGGTCGGTGCCGATCGGGCACAGCGTGGACGCCACGCCGCTGCAGATGGCCGCCGCGTACGCCGCCATCGCCAACAACGGCACGTACGTGCAGCCGCACCTGGTCAAGGAGACCGTCGGCGCGGACGGCGATCGCAGCCCCGCCGCGAAGCCGACCACCCGGTCCGTGCTCAGTCCGGCCAACGCGGCCGCGCTGCGCCGGATGATGGAGGCGGTCACCACCGTCGACGGTCCGGAGGGGCAGGCCACCGGGCTGGCCGCCGCCGTGCCCGGCTACCGGGTGGCCGGAAAGACCGGCACCGGGCTGCGCTACGACAACGGCAAGCAGCAGCCCGGCGAGGTCGGCTCGTTCATCGGCATGGCCCCGGCGGAGAACCCCCGGTACGTGGTGGCGGTCTTCGTGTGGAGCCCCGGTGGCGGTGGCGGCGCGGTCGCCGCGCCCGCGTTCCGGGAGATGATGGGCTTCACTCTCCGCCACTACCGGGTGCCGCCGTCGCTGACCAACAAGTCCCCGAAGTTCGAGGTCTTTCCGCGCTGA
- a CDS encoding UDP-N-acetylmuramoyl-L-alanyl-D-glutamate--2,6-diaminopimelate ligase, with protein MRSEPDDRVGSDAVPGNPRPATVLPVRLGDLAARVAVTPPEGAAEVAVTGVTHASQEVRPGDLYAALPGARRHGAEFAAAAAEAGAVALLTDAAGVALAAGTDLPVLVVDDPREALGEVAATVYGDPTAGLTVIGVTGTAGKTSTSYLVESGLRAAGRVTGLIGTVETRLGDLVIDSVRTTPEATDLHAMLAVAREHGVDTVVMEVSSHALAMGRVGGVRFDVGGYTNFGSDHLDFHADEADYFAAKARLFDGRCRVEVLNHDDPALRPLYKPGTVTYSAAGDPAATWWADRVDGEGYAQRFTLHGPDGLTLPTGVALPGRHNVANALLAVALLVAVGVDAQTAARGVAACGGVPGRLELVSGDAPVRGVVDYAHKANAIEAVLTALRDLTGGRLICVLGAGGDRDRGKRPVMGGVAARGADVVLVTDDNPRTEDPAAIRAEVLAGAYAAATPARVIEVPGRRAAIEEAVRVAEPGDVVAVLGKGQERGQEIGGEVLPFDDRVELAAALRARFGDPVGQR; from the coding sequence GTGCGGTCGGAACCGGACGACCGGGTAGGGTCTGACGCCGTGCCCGGCAATCCACGTCCCGCCACCGTGCTTCCCGTACGGCTCGGCGATCTCGCCGCCCGCGTGGCGGTGACCCCGCCGGAGGGGGCCGCCGAGGTGGCTGTCACCGGCGTGACCCACGCCAGCCAGGAGGTCCGCCCCGGCGACCTGTACGCGGCCCTGCCCGGCGCCCGGCGCCACGGCGCGGAGTTCGCCGCCGCCGCCGCCGAGGCGGGCGCGGTGGCGCTGCTCACCGACGCGGCCGGCGTGGCGCTGGCCGCCGGCACGGACCTGCCCGTGCTCGTCGTCGACGACCCGCGCGAGGCGCTCGGCGAGGTGGCCGCGACGGTCTACGGCGACCCGACCGCCGGCCTGACCGTGATCGGCGTGACCGGCACCGCCGGCAAGACGTCCACCAGCTACCTGGTCGAGTCCGGGCTGCGCGCCGCCGGGCGTGTCACCGGCCTGATCGGCACCGTGGAGACCCGCCTCGGCGACCTGGTGATCGACAGCGTCCGGACCACCCCGGAGGCCACCGACCTGCACGCCATGCTCGCGGTGGCCCGCGAGCACGGGGTGGACACCGTGGTCATGGAGGTGTCCAGCCACGCCCTCGCCATGGGCCGGGTCGGCGGGGTCCGCTTCGACGTCGGCGGCTACACCAACTTCGGCTCCGACCACCTGGACTTCCACGCCGACGAGGCCGACTACTTCGCGGCCAAGGCCCGGCTCTTCGACGGCCGCTGCCGCGTCGAGGTGCTCAACCACGACGACCCGGCGCTGCGTCCGCTGTACAAGCCCGGCACCGTCACCTACTCGGCGGCCGGCGACCCGGCCGCGACCTGGTGGGCCGACCGGGTCGACGGCGAGGGGTACGCGCAGCGCTTCACGCTGCACGGGCCGGACGGGCTCACGCTGCCCACCGGCGTGGCGCTGCCCGGCCGGCACAACGTGGCGAACGCGCTGCTGGCGGTCGCCCTCCTGGTCGCCGTCGGGGTGGACGCGCAGACCGCGGCGCGCGGCGTGGCCGCCTGCGGCGGCGTGCCCGGCCGGCTGGAACTGGTCAGCGGCGACGCCCCGGTACGCGGGGTGGTCGACTACGCGCACAAGGCCAACGCGATCGAGGCGGTGCTGACCGCGCTGCGCGACCTGACCGGCGGCCGGCTGATCTGCGTGCTGGGCGCCGGCGGCGACCGGGACCGTGGCAAGCGGCCGGTGATGGGCGGCGTGGCCGCGCGCGGCGCCGACGTGGTGCTGGTGACCGACGACAACCCGCGGACCGAGGACCCGGCCGCGATCCGGGCCGAGGTGCTGGCCGGCGCGTACGCCGCCGCGACCCCGGCCCGCGTCATCGAGGTGCCCGGGCGGCGGGCGGCGATCGAGGAGGCGGTCCGGGTGGCCGAACCGGGTGACGTGGTGGCGGTGCTGGGCAAGGGCCAGGAACGCGGCCAGGAGATCGGCGGCGAGGTGCTGCCGTTCGACGACCGGGTGGAGTTGGCGGCGGCGCTGCGCGCCCGCTTCGGCGACCCGGTGGGTCAGCGGTGA
- a CDS encoding UDP-N-acetylmuramoyl-tripeptide--D-alanyl-D-alanine ligase produces the protein MIPLTLAEVAAAVDGRLAGADPDGRVTGTVEFDSRKVTPGGLFVAFPGEQVDGHDYAAGAISSGAVAVLGTREVPGVPMVLVGDALDAMGRLARAVVDRLPGLTVIGLTGSSGKTTTKDLIAQLAVRLGPTVAPPGSFNNELGHPYTALQATPETRYLVMEKGARGVGHVRYLCEVVPPRISVVLNVGVAHLGEFGSVETIALAKGELVEALPADGLAVLNADDPRVDAMSARTQARVVRYGESERADVRAVDVTLDGRGRPSYTLVIPEGSAPVRLGLTGRHQVSNSLAAAAVGRELGLALPDLAAALNELGLVSTRRMDVFERPDGVTVIDDSYNANPASTGVALRALASMRGQGRTVAVLGYMAELGDFEREGHQQVGRLAAELGVDRLLVVGEPAAPIHEGATAVGNWGGESVLLSDQAAAVEVLRSELRPGDVVLVKGSRYRTWEVADALRADAREGATEGGAA, from the coding sequence GTGATCCCGCTGACGCTGGCCGAGGTGGCCGCCGCTGTCGACGGCCGGCTGGCCGGCGCCGACCCGGACGGCCGGGTCACCGGCACCGTGGAGTTCGACTCCCGCAAGGTCACCCCGGGCGGGCTCTTCGTCGCGTTCCCCGGCGAGCAGGTGGACGGCCACGACTACGCGGCCGGCGCGATCTCCTCGGGCGCGGTGGCGGTGCTCGGCACCCGGGAGGTGCCGGGCGTGCCGATGGTGCTCGTCGGCGACGCGCTCGACGCGATGGGCCGGCTGGCCCGCGCCGTCGTCGACCGGTTGCCCGGGCTCACAGTGATCGGGCTGACCGGCTCGTCCGGCAAGACCACCACCAAGGACCTGATCGCCCAGCTCGCGGTCCGGCTCGGCCCGACAGTGGCCCCGCCCGGCTCGTTCAACAACGAGCTGGGGCACCCGTACACGGCGTTGCAGGCCACCCCCGAGACCCGCTACCTGGTGATGGAGAAGGGCGCCCGCGGGGTGGGGCACGTCCGGTACCTGTGCGAGGTGGTGCCGCCCCGGATCTCGGTGGTGCTCAACGTCGGCGTGGCGCACCTGGGCGAGTTCGGCTCGGTGGAGACCATCGCGCTCGCCAAGGGCGAACTGGTCGAGGCGCTGCCCGCGGACGGGCTGGCGGTGCTCAACGCCGACGACCCGCGGGTGGACGCGATGTCGGCGCGTACGCAGGCGCGGGTGGTGCGCTACGGCGAGTCGGAGCGCGCCGACGTGCGCGCCGTGGACGTGACGCTCGACGGCCGGGGGCGGCCGTCGTACACGCTTGTCATTCCGGAGGGGAGCGCGCCGGTGCGGCTCGGGCTGACCGGCCGGCACCAGGTCTCCAACTCGCTCGCCGCGGCGGCGGTCGGTCGCGAGCTGGGCCTCGCGCTGCCGGACCTGGCGGCGGCGCTGAACGAGCTGGGCCTGGTCTCCACCCGGCGGATGGACGTCTTCGAGCGTCCCGACGGGGTGACCGTGATCGACGACTCGTACAACGCGAACCCGGCCTCCACCGGCGTGGCGCTGCGGGCGTTGGCCAGCATGCGCGGGCAGGGGCGTACGGTCGCGGTGCTCGGCTACATGGCCGAGCTGGGTGACTTCGAACGGGAGGGGCATCAGCAGGTCGGCCGGCTCGCGGCCGAGCTGGGAGTGGACCGGCTGCTCGTGGTGGGCGAGCCGGCGGCGCCGATCCACGAGGGCGCGACAGCGGTAGGCAATTGGGGAGGAGAGTCGGTGCTGCTCAGCGATCAGGCGGCGGCCGTCGAGGTGCTGCGGAGCGAGCTGCGTCCGGGAGACGTGGTGCTGGTTAAGGGCTCCCGGTACCGGACCTGGGAGGTGGCCGACGCGCTGCGCGCGGACGCCCGCGAGGGTGCGACGGAGGGCGGCGCCGCATGA
- a CDS encoding FtsW/RodA/SpoVE family cell cycle protein: MAALRGLLARPLASYYLLLSSAGLLLLIGLTMVFSATSVRDYVMDGDAAASLTKQTVFAVIGIGAFWACQRLPARTFRAVSRPALGVAVALLLLLNLLVALNSLFGVASIGPLKAHLLWLYLGPISVQPVEVAKFALALWGAHVLARKGAALGWWKELATPLFPVVGLLFVLVGYNDLGSMLCLLALVVGMLWAAGVRTRVFAALTGIGLAGVGLLVAAASLGAGSGSRGADNYRLGRLTMWLDPPSPRTCFEQELDYCYQLVQARYAIGNGGWFGVGLGQSSFKYGWLPEAHNDFIFAIIAEELGVVGCTVILVLFAVLAYTGMRIARRVEDPFRRLAAAGVTAWLVGQAVINIGGVTGLLPLTGVPLPFISDGGSALVVTLAAIGMLASFARAEPDAARALHARPPARWVRLVWAPLPPLPGRRRRPAPPPADRGSVPRSRQRRQDDQAAPRGARSDRARSGAASERRR, translated from the coding sequence CTGGCCGCGCTGCGCGGTCTGCTGGCCCGGCCGCTGGCCTCCTACTACCTGCTGCTGTCCAGCGCCGGCCTGCTGCTGCTGATCGGCCTCACGATGGTCTTCTCCGCGACCAGCGTGCGGGACTACGTCATGGACGGCGACGCGGCGGCGTCGCTGACCAAGCAGACCGTCTTCGCGGTGATCGGCATCGGCGCGTTCTGGGCCTGCCAGCGGCTGCCCGCGCGCACGTTCCGCGCGGTCAGCCGCCCGGCGCTGGGTGTGGCGGTGGCGCTGCTGCTGCTGCTCAACCTGCTGGTGGCGCTGAACTCGCTGTTCGGGGTGGCGTCGATCGGGCCGTTGAAGGCGCACCTGCTCTGGCTCTACCTCGGCCCGATCTCCGTGCAGCCGGTCGAGGTGGCGAAGTTCGCGCTGGCGCTGTGGGGCGCGCACGTGCTCGCCCGCAAGGGCGCGGCGCTGGGCTGGTGGAAGGAGCTGGCCACCCCGCTGTTCCCGGTGGTCGGCCTGCTGTTCGTGCTGGTCGGCTACAACGACCTGGGCAGCATGCTCTGCCTGCTCGCGCTCGTGGTCGGCATGCTCTGGGCGGCGGGCGTACGGACCCGGGTCTTCGCCGCGCTCACCGGGATCGGCCTGGCCGGCGTCGGCCTGCTGGTGGCCGCGGCCTCGCTCGGCGCCGGCTCCGGCTCCCGGGGCGCCGACAACTACCGGCTCGGCCGCCTCACCATGTGGCTCGACCCGCCGTCCCCGCGTACCTGCTTCGAGCAGGAGCTGGACTACTGCTACCAGCTCGTGCAGGCCCGCTACGCGATCGGCAACGGCGGCTGGTTCGGCGTCGGCCTGGGCCAGAGCAGCTTCAAGTACGGCTGGCTGCCCGAGGCGCACAACGACTTCATCTTCGCCATCATCGCCGAGGAGCTGGGGGTGGTCGGCTGCACCGTGATCCTGGTGCTGTTCGCCGTGCTCGCGTACACCGGGATGCGCATCGCCCGCCGGGTCGAGGACCCGTTCCGCCGGCTCGCCGCCGCCGGCGTGACCGCCTGGCTGGTCGGCCAGGCCGTCATCAACATCGGTGGCGTGACCGGGCTGCTGCCGCTGACCGGCGTACCGCTGCCGTTCATCTCCGACGGCGGCAGCGCCCTCGTGGTGACCCTCGCCGCGATCGGCATGCTCGCCTCCTTCGCCCGCGCCGAGCCGGACGCGGCGCGAGCGCTGCATGCCCGTCCGCCCGCCCGATGGGTCCGACTAGTGTGGGCCCCGTTGCCGCCGCTTCCCGGCCGGCGCCGTCGACCGGCGCCGCCTCCGGCCGACCGAGGGTCCGTGCCCCGGTCCCGGCAGCGGCGGCAGGACGACCAGGCCGCGCCCCGCGGCGCCCGGTCCGACCGGGCGCGCTCCGGCGCGGCGAGCGAGAGGAGACGCTGA
- the murG gene encoding undecaprenyldiphospho-muramoylpentapeptide beta-N-acetylglucosaminyltransferase: MGPLRSVVLCGGGTGGHIYPLLAFADCLRRHDPSVRITCLGTPKGLENELIPPAGYDLRQIPAYQLPRSVNMSLVRTPDRMWKAARAAGKVIDEVQADAVVGFGGYVSVPGYLAAWRRELPIVIHEVNVPPGVANRLGMKFTKNVAVGFPHQPAQAEALRDARVVGVPLRRGIAGLDRAALRDAARAHFGLRPDLPVLFVAGGSQGARSINLAVSGAAKELARNGVQVLHVIGARNEPVSVPTDLPVPYVTLPYLSEMELGYAAADLMLARGGAMTCAEVAAIGLPTVYVPYPHSNQEQKRNALPVVEAGGGLLVDDAEMTPAWVERTVIPLIRDPQRLWAMSHAAAGYGRRDGDVALLNFVYEAVAR; this comes from the coding sequence ATGGGTCCGCTGCGTTCGGTGGTGCTCTGCGGAGGGGGTACGGGCGGGCACATCTATCCGCTGCTCGCCTTCGCCGACTGCCTGCGCCGACACGACCCGAGCGTCCGGATCACCTGTCTGGGCACACCGAAGGGGCTGGAGAACGAGCTGATCCCGCCGGCCGGCTACGACCTGCGGCAGATCCCGGCGTACCAGCTGCCCCGGTCGGTGAACATGAGCCTGGTGCGTACCCCGGACCGGATGTGGAAGGCGGCCCGCGCCGCGGGAAAGGTGATCGACGAGGTCCAGGCCGACGCCGTGGTCGGCTTCGGCGGGTACGTCTCGGTGCCCGGTTACCTGGCCGCGTGGCGGCGGGAGCTGCCGATCGTCATCCACGAGGTGAACGTGCCGCCGGGCGTGGCGAACCGGCTCGGGATGAAGTTCACCAAGAACGTCGCGGTGGGCTTCCCGCACCAGCCGGCCCAGGCCGAGGCGCTGCGCGACGCCCGGGTGGTCGGGGTGCCGTTGCGCCGGGGCATCGCCGGGCTGGACCGGGCCGCCCTGCGTGACGCCGCCCGCGCCCACTTCGGACTCCGCCCCGACCTGCCGGTGCTCTTCGTCGCCGGTGGCTCGCAGGGCGCCCGCTCGATCAACCTGGCCGTCTCCGGCGCGGCGAAGGAACTGGCCCGCAACGGCGTGCAGGTGCTGCACGTCATCGGCGCCCGCAACGAGCCGGTCTCGGTGCCCACCGACCTGCCGGTGCCGTACGTCACGCTGCCCTACCTGTCCGAGATGGAGCTGGGCTACGCCGCCGCCGACCTGATGCTGGCCCGGGGCGGCGCGATGACCTGCGCCGAGGTGGCCGCGATCGGCCTGCCCACCGTCTACGTGCCCTACCCGCACAGCAACCAGGAGCAGAAGCGCAACGCGCTGCCGGTGGTGGAGGCGGGCGGCGGCCTGCTGGTCGACGACGCCGAGATGACCCCGGCCTGGGTGGAGCGGACGGTGATCCCGCTGATCCGGGACCCGCAGCGGCTCTGGGCGATGAGCCACGCCGCAGCCGGCTACGGCCGCCGCGACGGCGACGTGGCGTTGCTGAACTTCGTCTACGAGGCGGTGGCCCGCTGA
- the mraY gene encoding phospho-N-acetylmuramoyl-pentapeptide-transferase encodes MRAVIVAIGVAFLISLFGTPIAIKVFARLKAGQPIRSNLGLASNEGKKGTPTMGGVVFILATVIAYVAGHLALTTLPDAQIAQVEPTITALVLLGLMVFSGAVGFIDDFLKVRKRHSGGLNKRGKLAGQILVGAVFGAVAVYFPSSMTDAGGNATNTETVASTTLSFIRDIPALEIGKIGSVIVIIMVVMAATNGVNLTDGLDGLATGASVMVLAAYALIAFWQYRHWCADPNYTEAYCYTVRDPLEIALIAGAAAGACVGFLWWNTSPARIFMGDTGALGLGGLIAGMAMSTRTILLLPILGGLFVIITMSVVIQIISFRTTGKRVFRMSPLQHHFELAGWSEVNIVVRFWIIAGIGVAIALGLFYSEFLAAVS; translated from the coding sequence ATGAGGGCGGTCATCGTCGCCATCGGGGTCGCGTTCCTGATCTCGCTGTTCGGCACCCCGATCGCGATCAAGGTGTTCGCCCGGCTGAAGGCCGGCCAGCCGATCCGGTCGAACCTCGGGCTCGCCAGCAACGAGGGCAAGAAGGGCACGCCGACGATGGGCGGCGTGGTCTTCATCCTGGCCACGGTCATCGCGTACGTCGCCGGGCACCTGGCCCTGACCACGCTGCCGGACGCGCAGATCGCCCAGGTCGAGCCGACCATCACGGCGCTGGTGCTGCTGGGGCTGATGGTGTTCTCCGGCGCGGTCGGCTTCATCGACGACTTCCTGAAGGTGCGCAAGCGGCACAGCGGCGGCCTCAACAAGCGGGGCAAGCTGGCCGGGCAGATCCTGGTCGGCGCGGTCTTCGGCGCGGTGGCGGTCTACTTCCCGTCGAGCATGACCGACGCCGGCGGGAACGCGACGAACACCGAGACGGTGGCCAGCACCACGCTGAGCTTCATCCGGGACATCCCGGCGCTGGAGATCGGCAAGATCGGCTCGGTGATCGTCATCATCATGGTGGTCATGGCGGCCACCAACGGCGTCAACCTCACCGACGGCCTGGACGGCCTGGCCACCGGCGCCTCGGTGATGGTGCTCGCGGCGTACGCGCTCATCGCGTTCTGGCAGTACCGGCACTGGTGCGCCGACCCGAACTACACCGAGGCGTACTGCTACACCGTGCGCGATCCGCTGGAGATCGCGCTGATCGCCGGCGCGGCCGCGGGCGCCTGCGTGGGCTTCCTCTGGTGGAACACGTCCCCGGCGCGGATCTTCATGGGCGACACCGGCGCGCTCGGGCTGGGCGGCCTGATCGCCGGCATGGCGATGTCCACCCGCACCATCCTGCTGCTGCCGATCCTGGGCGGCCTCTTCGTGATCATCACCATGTCCGTGGTCATCCAGATCATCTCCTTCCGTACCACCGGCAAGCGCGTGTTCCGGATGTCGCCGCTGCAGCACCACTTCGAGCTGGCCGGCTGGAGCGAGGTCAACATCGTCGTCCGGTTCTGGATCATCGCCGGCATCGGCGTGGCCATCGCGCTGGGCCTGTTCTACAGCGAGTTCCTCGCCGCGGTGAGCTGA
- the murC gene encoding UDP-N-acetylmuramate--L-alanine ligase, which yields MNTVQFTPAGTMTAEDLGRIHLIGVGGVGMAGLARLFLTRGLPVSGSELREWPSLAGLRALGGTIHSAHETSNLDGVDTVVYSSAIPQDHLEMVEARRRGLRVLHRSEALAAAMTGRRTVAVAGTHGKTSTTSMVTMVLQQAGTDPSFVIGGEISEVGSGAHHGTGEHFVVEADESDRSFLIYRPFVSIITNVEADHLNTYGDLATLEAAFAEFARLTDPAGFVVTCADDPGGRRLAETLRAEGRRVWTYGESADADLRMSEVVSSAHGVRYQAEIEGRAFGEFRLPVPGRHMALNSGAAVLAAYLLELPVSAAEAALGAFPGVRRRFERKGVADGVLVYDEYAYHPTSMTLALQTLREVAGDGRLIVVFQPYRLYRTRDNHAEIAAALGIADEVVLLEVFGPGEARRPGEGSAALIQDVPLPAERKVFVEAWDDVPAEVARRARAGDVVVTMGAPPTSLMGDQLLDALLARSGGGTELGAGVGPDGAATTAG from the coding sequence ATGAACACCGTGCAGTTCACCCCCGCCGGCACCATGACCGCGGAGGATCTGGGCCGGATCCACCTGATCGGCGTGGGCGGGGTCGGGATGGCCGGGCTGGCCCGGCTGTTCCTCACCCGTGGCCTGCCGGTCTCCGGCAGCGAGCTGCGGGAGTGGCCGTCGCTGGCCGGCCTGCGGGCGCTCGGCGGCACCATCCACTCCGCCCACGAAACGTCCAACCTCGACGGGGTGGACACGGTCGTCTACTCCTCGGCGATCCCGCAGGACCACCTGGAGATGGTCGAGGCGCGCCGACGGGGCCTGCGGGTGCTGCACCGCTCCGAAGCGCTCGCCGCCGCGATGACCGGCCGCCGCACGGTGGCGGTGGCGGGCACCCACGGCAAGACCTCCACCACCTCGATGGTCACCATGGTGCTCCAGCAGGCCGGCACCGATCCGTCCTTCGTGATCGGCGGTGAGATCTCCGAGGTCGGCTCCGGCGCACACCACGGCACCGGCGAGCACTTCGTGGTCGAGGCGGACGAGAGCGACCGCTCCTTCCTCATCTACCGCCCGTTCGTGTCGATCATCACGAACGTCGAGGCGGACCACCTCAACACCTACGGCGACCTGGCCACGCTGGAGGCGGCCTTCGCCGAGTTCGCCCGGCTCACCGACCCGGCCGGCTTCGTGGTCACCTGCGCGGACGACCCGGGCGGGCGGCGGCTGGCCGAGACGCTGCGCGCCGAGGGCCGCCGGGTCTGGACGTACGGCGAGTCCGCCGACGCGGACCTGCGGATGAGCGAGGTGGTCTCGTCCGCGCACGGCGTGCGCTACCAGGCCGAGATCGAGGGCCGGGCGTTCGGCGAGTTCCGGCTGCCCGTACCGGGGCGGCACATGGCGCTCAACAGCGGCGCCGCGGTGCTCGCCGCGTACCTGCTGGAGCTGCCGGTCTCGGCGGCGGAGGCCGCGCTCGGCGCGTTCCCCGGCGTGCGGCGGCGCTTCGAGCGCAAGGGCGTGGCCGACGGCGTGCTGGTCTACGACGAGTACGCCTACCACCCGACCTCGATGACGCTGGCGCTGCAGACGCTGCGTGAGGTGGCCGGCGACGGCCGGCTGATCGTGGTGTTCCAGCCGTACCGGCTCTACCGCACCCGCGACAACCATGCGGAGATCGCCGCGGCGCTCGGCATCGCCGACGAGGTGGTGCTGCTGGAGGTGTTCGGCCCCGGCGAGGCGCGCCGCCCCGGTGAGGGCTCGGCCGCGTTGATCCAGGACGTGCCGCTGCCGGCCGAGCGCAAGGTGTTCGTCGAGGCGTGGGACGACGTGCCGGCCGAGGTGGCCCGCCGGGCCCGGGCCGGCGACGTGGTGGTGACAATGGGCGCGCCGCCGACTTCGCTGATGGGTGACCAGTTGCTCGACGCGCTGCTGGCCCGCTCCGGCGGCGGCACGGAGCTCGGCGCCGGCGTCGGCCCGGACGGCGCGGCGACCACCGCCGGATGA